The genomic interval GGCGAAAGCAGCTACTTCACGGTACTGGGCCAATTCCAATTTCATGGAGCCAGCCACCTATATCACAGATATGATCATATAAAATCTCACAACTACAGCACATACATCTtgataatacacatatatacaaattatacctGTTTCATGGCCTTGGTTTGAGCGGCTGATCCTACACGGGATACAGACAGACCGACGTTGATAGCGGGGCGGATACCTTTGTAGAACAATTCAGTTTCCAAGAAAATTTGGCCGTCAGTAATGGAAATTACGTTGGTGGGAATGTAGGCAGATACGTCACCAGCTTGTGTTTCAATTACGGGCAGGGCAGTAAGTGAACCACCACCCATTACTTCGGACCTATAAGTACAAcgcaaacaaattaaaaacaatccattttattctatttgattatgattagagaatctcatatatgtacatcttagCGGCACGTTCCAAAAGACGCGAGTGAAGGTAAAATACATCACCAGGGTAAGCTTCACGACCTGGAGGACGACGGAGCAACAGAGACATCTAAAATAGACATGACAcatcaataaaacaaatatatttatatatatatatggaatttattataataaaaagaatttataataCCTGACGATAGGCAACAGCCTGTTTGGAAAGATCGTCATAAATGATCAAAGCGTGTTTGCCATTGTCACGGAAGAACTCTCCCATGGCGCAGCCGGAATAAGGCGCCAAGTACTGCAGAGGAGCAGCATCGGAAGCTGTAGCCGATACGATGATGGTGTATCCGATAGCACCTAAAATACAAACAGCGGCGATAAAATCAACGCATCTTCCAAACGCTAAAGAAAACAGCTTCGAAATGGCGTACCGGAGTCTGTCAATCTCTTTACGATCTGAGCGACGGTGGATCTCTTCTGTCCGATGGCGACGTAGATGCAATACAGCTTCTTCTTTTCCTCGTCGCCGTCGTTGAACCTCTTCTGGTTGATGATGGTGTCGATGGCCAGGGCGGTCTTTCCGGTCTGCCTGTCGCCGATGATCAACTCTCGCTGGCCACGACCGATGGGTACGAGGGAATCTACGGCCTTGATGCCGGTCTGCATGGGCTCGCGTACGGAGATACGAGGAATGATACCGGGCGCCTTGATACCGACACGGAAGCGGGTCTTCGAGGTGATGGGGCCCTTTCCGTCGATGGCGTTACCCAAAGCGTCTACGACGCGACCCAACAACTCCTCGCCGACGGGTACGTCTACGATGGCACCGGTACGCTTCACGATGTCGCCTTCCTTGATCAGCTTATCGTTACCGAACACTACAACACCTACGTTGTCGGGTTCCAAATTCAAGGCCATACCCTAAGAGAAATAACAAATGTAATAACGAAAACACAAACGTTGTTCAAATGCATATGTAATTGCGCAACTTGTATACCTTGAGACCGGATGAGAACTCCACCATCTCATCGGCTTGGATGTTCTTGAGACCGTACACACGAGCAATACCGTCTCCGATGCTCAGTACGCGACCGGTCTCTTCCAAATCGGACTGAAACAATATCGAAATGAATACTATATGCCAGTATTTaatcacaaaaataaaactGCTGTGAAAAATCGATATGTACTTTGGGTGCTGCGCCCATGATTCTCTCCTCCAGGATGGATGAAATCTCTGCCGCCCTTTGGGTGCATGACTGATGGATGCTTCTTGATGCAACGGTTAAAGCTGGTATGGCAGCTTTAGCAACctgtaatttacaaatataaattaagcataacataatacaatatgaaatatttaccaAGTAGTTCAATTTGAATGTTGAACCGATTACATAATGTATGTAGGAAAGATTTTAAAGGTCTGATGTAAAGACGTATAAACGCTGTTTAATCTAATCAGCACACATCATTAGGAATTCCTCACATCctgattctacatatatgtcttAGGCCGTTAAAATCAAATGGAgattttaaatgaatcttcactTTACAAagattatcattatttttttaaagattttgaaAACCGAAATGGTATGATCTCAATATGTAATTTTTCGGTGACAATTTTTGTgcaatataaaatcaaacttataaaattcaataccaagtgataaaatatagcaatgacAATATCATAATTTCTATTTCTTTCTCATTTGCTCAATGCTAAGCGACGTGGTCAATTATATCATCTGAAATCCAGTGGACGATCTACTTCTACTCCTCTCGGTCCTATGCCAAGTTGAAAGCAGCGTTTATGGACGAAACTGTCGGATATTTAATTTGATCTGATCCATTATGGAAGATTTTCTCCTCATTCGCCTTCCTTTTAGTGTTCCGGTGACTATTAGAATCTCCAGACTTTCCACTCTTCCTGGCAATATGACTGAAGtagaaaaaaaacctttttaaatcataaaccagcagaatagaagtggttagcatataatgctttgaacgaaGGGGCCACGGATTTAAATCCCATCGgtttctgctgaccagaccttggatttatgactccaggtcaatcgtttcctatcaaagtttgccaatttcaaaaaattccaaaaaattggcaaccttatccattttctcgcaaatctcaagctattcagcaaCTTGAGGTTCGCTGAA from Arctopsyche grandis isolate Sample6627 chromosome 9, ASM5162203v2, whole genome shotgun sequence carries:
- the blw gene encoding ATP synthase subunit alpha blw, mitochondrial, with the protein product MSSLPARLALAARLAARLPRAPTSQVAKAAIPALTVASRSIHQSCTQRAAEISSILEERIMGAAPKSDLEETGRVLSIGDGIARVYGLKNIQADEMVEFSSGLKGMALNLEPDNVGVVVFGNDKLIKEGDIVKRTGAIVDVPVGEELLGRVVDALGNAIDGKGPITSKTRFRVGIKAPGIIPRISVREPMQTGIKAVDSLVPIGRGQRELIIGDRQTGKTALAIDTIINQKRFNDGDEEKKKLYCIYVAIGQKRSTVAQIVKRLTDSGAIGYTIIVSATASDAAPLQYLAPYSGCAMGEFFRDNGKHALIIYDDLSKQAVAYRQMSLLLRRPPGREAYPGDVFYLHSRLLERAAKMSEVMGGGSLTALPVIETQAGDVSAYIPTNVISITDGQIFLETELFYKGIRPAINVGLSVSRVGSAAQTKAMKQVAGSMKLELAQYREVAAFAQFGSDLDAATQQLLNRGVRLTELLKQGQYVPMAIEEQVAVIYCGVRGHLDKLDPAKITAFEKEFMQHIKTSEQTLLQTIAKEGQISPESDTKLKKIVTEFIATFAAAQ